One Aphidius gifuensis isolate YNYX2018 linkage group LG5, ASM1490517v1, whole genome shotgun sequence genomic region harbors:
- the LOC122856740 gene encoding uncharacterized protein DDB_G0283357-like — translation MDFSTKKLHKVTIKSLPDLQKTSQIQASKSPIEKSPDYKMATVSMYTPEQYRMDLPSSPESDNSRAEDLSCQHCQKVFYSISSRREHELTHSTPSKINLYERNWLNEHIPLIDKSQLINSMDSDSSGSDNNSMKNIKKLYKRKSKEYNNNLDLSSDIDSPNKKLLSNKSLIDDWKKSMYLYNCPVCNKMNYLEKSLDEHIKKNHPKYNTTKITTTPTKRTYNLCDDYELNNDIRTNKKIKSLSGFQDLIFTDFTSNKFTTIARSACEKLLHHPVAGDTLPFQCIKCKRGFPCKSALDEHEIDCGIDRIINNNNNNNINNNNNINNNSNINNKIQQQNPSLFDNNNQLQRTQFFQHLDLRNKDNVTTTTTTTTNDEIIENSKDLADISSIISMTTSARSFLPRSDTSTPDQHIKLNNNNNIMSSGSSGHASSECHEEEVQDPYVYEFRKMKLKNEFPCRLCDQVFQNLRALKGHNRAHLNVDNGEPYPCNMCPFTSTDKATVQRHLRNHNGDRPFECQICGFAFTTKANCERHIRNRHGKTTRDDIKRALIYNPIDDTTNDNIDNNNKITSRSNGSTTTTTPTITRDENRKNINYPYKNDDHHFNFQNFQPSVIGDYTHLHNKIQNLAVASLNKIKTNDHYNNNNNNNDDLYRNTIINPIELTKRMSNDYDNDDNNSHSSDGSVSLVNDTKTINNHQRNNSDDEDLDDDNDDDNNNVNNVNNDGVNSGEDEDDDDDDNDDDDDEDKIINNGDDAPLDLTMDVLDLSKKSNNNNNNDNDKIKNNNNNNIINNNNHDTMNNDDEDDDDKNDSVAYPLQDTDDYSKELYARSRHYLLSQALLKAGQHQQQQQQQQQQQQQQHGNQSLEALYANAQYIYRNLAGFPVASTTAAASNIGNTLIPPYMFNPQFQDYAIRERLQKDFVRGLQLTSGGSIIDTTINNTNFSAAAVVAAAAYEKQRTRDIITTTKRPIDMHNNDFIKITTNMQKKIKLDNQIDKTQSQSNSVKMVLKNGVLMPKQKQRRYRTERPFGCEHCSAKFTLRSNMERHIKQQHPQCWTSRPRGGHSTRGRPPANPPTLLKNYNHQNSTSSLSLGDLITRTEQLSNNNNNKKQHISDEVKYAILAQQLKGNNNNNNNNNNINNNNNNVNNDSEDEELIIDENNIDKNIDNQPMSLLRGKLEENQLKSDSNDIIIKNEPNVEDLKKKKNDDDDGSSVGDGGGNNSSSSSNEDIEKTTIKTEDNNADLASVSELLDNASQQYQQFQPQYMSDEEGLIGSSDFNNSGSDEKSDSAKSCKSYKSGKSNKSLLEKKRRKKKKSKSAYSLAPNRVPCPYCQREFPWSSSLNRHILTHTGDKPFRCNLCALLFTTKSNCDRHMLRKHKTSSKSKCLMNLKLSRRHNNHENTFINNNNINNINNNNNNNNCFSMRNVPERPFKCQHCPSSTFATHGNLKKHVAKKHSQNGKSRSASPMSDGSCEQQIHSPIDQSIQQEQDQHLQEPSQLQTQLPPPLPQQQQQQNDQSGYESQSSNQSGFNDSGNKSSSDIITFNNNNINKNTKRPSPRASPGPSDVPFKCHLCDCSFAERNECLEHIKILHPETFKKLHDNGAFEQNSANLNGQNKTKCEGKQKKSHDHSNRKVVCAFCMHRFWSAEDLRRHMRTHTGERPFECDICGVVFSLKHSMLRHRKKHTTQKNRKSNNEHHHDDDLLSGQQLTGVHERLSMLNVNSTVTSEAGPSGIMRFNSYDNLTTLTSNMSSSSSTPDTTPDNNTDLISNLLGIQDKSIIDEVLEGTPDNAAKLLGVQRN, via the exons atggatttttcaactaaaaaattgcataaag TGACGATTAAAAGTTTACCGGATCTTCAAAAAACAAGTCAAATTCAAGCATCAAAATCACCA atTGAAAAATCACCAGATTATAAAATGGCAACTGTATCAATGTACACACCTGAACAATACAGAATGGATTTACCAAGTTCACCAGAAAGTGATAACAGCCGTGCTGAAGATTTATCATGTCAACATTgtcaaaaagtattttattcaatatcatCACGTAGAGAACATGAGTTGACTCATTCAAcaccatcaaaaataaatttatatgaacgTAATTGGCTAAATGAACATATACCACTAATTGACAAatcacaattaataaattcaatggaTTCTGATAGCTCTGGATCAGATAACaactcaatgaaaaatataaaaaaattatacaaacgTAAAAgtaaagaatataataataatcttgacCTATCATCAGACATTGATtcaccaaataaaaaattattatcaaataaatcactAATTGATGATTGGAAAAAatcaatgtatttatataattgcccggtatgtaataaaatgaattatttagaaaaatcacttgatgaacatattaaaaaaaatcatccaaaatataatacaacaaaaataacaacaacaccaacaaaacgtacatataatttatgtgatgattatgaattaaataatgatatacgtactaataaaaaaattaaatcattatctgGTTTTCaagatttaatatttactgattttacatcaaataaatttacaacaattgcACGTTCAGCATGTGAAAAGTTATTACATCATCCAGTTGCTGGTGATACATTACCATTTCAATGTATAAAATGTAAACGTGGTTTTCCATGTAAATCAGCACTTGATGAGCATGAAATTGATTGTGGTATTGAtcgtattattaataacaataataacaataatattaataataataataatataaataacaatagtaatattaataataaaatacaacaacaaaatccatcattatttgataataataatcaattacaaagaactcaattttttcaacatcttgaTTTACGTAATAAAGATAatgtaacaacaacaacaacaacgacgacaaatgatgaaataattgaaaatagtaaAGATTTAGCTGACATATCAAGTATAATATCAATGACAACATCAGCAAGATCATTTTTACCACGTTCAGATACATCAACACCAGATcaacatattaaattaaataataataataatattatgtcaTCTGGTTCATCTGGTCATGCATCATCTGAATGTCATGAAGAAGAAGTACAAGATCCATATGTTTATGAATTtcgtaaaatgaaattaaaaaatgaatttccaTGTCGTTTATGTGATCaagtatttcaaaatttacgtGCACTTAAAGGACATAATCGTGCACatttaaatgttgataatgGTGAACCATATCCATGTAATATGTGTCCATTTACATCAACAGATAAAGCAACAGTACAACGTCATTTACGTAATCATAATGGTGATAGACCATTTGAATGTCAAATTTGTGGTTTTGCATTTACAACAAAAGCTAATTGTGAAAGACACATAAGAAATCGTCATGGTAAAACAACACGTGATGATATTAAACGTGCATTAATATATAATCCAATTGATGAtacaacaaatgataatattgataataataataaaataacatcacGTAGTAATGGtagtacaacaacaacaacaccaacaataaCACGtgatgaaaatagaaaaaatattaattatccatataaaaatgatgatcatcattttaattttcaaaattttcaaccaTCTGTTATTGGTGATTATACacatttacataataaaatacaaaatcttGCTGTagcatcattaaataaaattaaaacaaatgatcattataataataataataataataatgatgatttatatcgtaatacaataattaatccAATTGAATTAACTAAACGTATGTCAAATgattatgataatgatgataataattcacattCATCTGATGGAAGTGTATCACTAGTCAATGATACCAAAACTATTAATAATCACCAAAGAAATAATAGTGATGATGAAGAtttagatgatgataatgatgatgataataataatgttaataatgttaataatgatgGTGTTAATAGTggtgaagatgaagatgacgatgatgatgataatgacgacgatgatgatgaagacaaaataattaataatggtgATGATGCACCTCTTGATTTGACAATGGACGtacttgatttatcaaaaaaatcaaacaacaacaataataatgacaatgacaaaattaaaaataacaataataataacattattaataataataatcatgatactatgaacaatgatgatgaagatgatgatgataaaaatgatagtGTTGCTTATCCATTACAAGATACAGATGATTACAGTAAAGAATTGTATGCAAGATCAcgacattatttattatcacaaGCTTTATTAAAAGCTggacaacatcaacaacaacaacagcagcaacaacaacaacaacaacaacaacatggcAATCAATCATTGGAAGCATTGTATGCAAATgcacaatatatttatagaaatcTTGCTGGTTTTCCAGTAGCgtcaacaacagcagcagcatcaAATATTGGCAATACATTGATACCACCATATATGTTTAATCCACAATTTCAAGATTATGCTATTAGAGAAAGATTACAAAAAGATTTTGTACGTGGTTTACAATTAACAAGTGGTGGTAGTATTATtgatacaacaataaataatacaaatttttcagcagctgctgttgttgctgctgctgcatATGAAAAACAACGTACACGtgatattattacaacaacaaaaagacCAATTGATATgcataataatgattttattaaaataacaacaaatatgcaaaaaaaaattaaacttgataatcaaattgataaaacacaATCACAATCAAATTCAGTTAAAATGGTATTAAAAAATGGTGTATTAATgccaaaacaaaaacaaagaaGATACAGAACAGAAAGACCATTTGGTTGTGAGCATTGTTCagcaaaatttacattaagaAGTAATATGGAAAGACatattaaacaacaacatcCACAATGTTGGACATCAAGACCACGTGGTGGACATTCAACACGTGGTAGACCACCAGCAAATCCaccaacattattaaaaaattataatcatcaaaattcaacatcatcattatcacttGGTGATTTAATAACAAGAACAGAACAATTAtctaataacaataataataaaaaacaacatatttcTGATGAAGTTAAATATGCCATACTTGCTCAACAATTAAAaggtaacaataataataataacaataataataatattaataataacaataataatgttaataatgattcaGAAGATGAAGAacttattattgatgaaaataatattgataaaaatattgataatcaaCCAATGAGTTTATTACGTGGTAAACTTGaagaaaatcaattaaaatctgattcaaatgatattattattaaaaatgaaccaAATGtagaagatttaaaaaaaaaaaaaaatgatgatgatgatggtagtagtgttggtgatggtggtggtaacaacagcagcagcagcagcaatgaagacattgaaaaaacaacaataaaaacagaAGATAATAATGCTGATCTTGCAAGTGTATCTGAATTACTTGATAATGCATCacaacaatatcaacaatttcaGCCACAATATATGAGTGATGAAGAGGGTCTTATTGGTTCaagtgattttaataattcaggAAGTGATGAAAAATCAGATTCAGCAAAATCATGTAAATCATATAAATCAGGTAAAtctaataaatcattattagaaaaaaaaagaagaaagaaaaaaaaatcaaaatcagcATATTCATTGGCACCAAATAGAGTACCATGTCCATATTGTCAACGTGAATTTCCATGGTCATCGTCACTTAATCGTCATATATTAACACATACTGGTGATAAACCATTTAGATGTAATTTATgtgcattattatttacaacaaaatcaaATTGTGATCGTCATATGTTGAGAAAACATAAAACATCAAGTAAATCAAAatgtttaatgaatttaaagcTATCACGTCGtcataataatcatgaaaatacatttattaataataataatatcaataacatcaacaataataataataataataattgtttttcaatgcGTAATGTACCAGAAAGACCATTTAAATGTCAACATTGTCCAAGTTCAACATTTGCAACAcatggtaatttaaaaaaacatgttgctAAAAAACATTCACAAAATGGTAAATCAAGATCAGCTAGTCCAATGAGTGATGGATCATGTGAACAACAAATACATAGTCCAATTGATCAATCAATTCAACAAGAACAAGATCAACATTTACAAGAACCATCACAATTACAAACGCaactaccaccaccactaccacaacaacaacaacaacaaaatgatCAAAGTGGATATGAAAGTCAATCATCAAATCAATCTGGTTTTAATGATAGTggaaataaatcatcatcagatattattacatttaataataataatataaataaaaatacaaaaagaccATCACCAAGAGCTTCACCAGGACCAAGTGATGTACCATTTAAATGTCATCTTTGTGATTGTAGTTTTGCCGAAAGAAATGAATGTTTAgaacatattaaaattttacatccagaaacatttaaaaaacttcATGATAATGGTGCATTTGAACAAAATTCAGCAAATTTAAAtggacaaaataaaacaaaatgtgaaggaaaacaaaaaaagagtcATGATCACAGTAATAGaaag gTCGTTTGTGCATTTTGTATGCATCGTTTTTGGTCAGCTGAAGATTTACGTCGTCATATGCGTACACATACTGGTGAACGTCCATTTGAATGTGATATTTGTGGTgttgtattttcattaaaacacAGTATGTTACGTCATCGTAAAAAACatacaacacaaaaaaatagaaaatcgaATAATGAACATCaccatgatgatgatttattatcagGACAACAATTAACTGGTGTACATGAACGTTTGTCAATGTTAAATGTTAACTCAACAGTTACTAGTGAGGCTGGACCAAGTGGAATTATGAGATTTAATtcttatgataatttaacaacGTTGACTAGTAATATGAGTAGTTCAAGTTCAACACCAGATACAACACCCGACAATAATACTGATCTTATATCAAATTTACTTGGTATTCAGGACAAAAGTATTATCGATGAAGTACTTGAAGGTACACCAGACAATGCTGCTAAACTTCTTGGTGTACaaagaaattaa